From Streptomyces asiaticus, one genomic window encodes:
- a CDS encoding HAMP domain-containing protein — protein sequence MYVGLATDPVEHNVARLTVEPAFGLPVLAALIAAAGWHITGRALGPVERLRGQAAEITATDLHRRLDLPSRTDEIQRLGTTLSDLLARLDEATARQRQFVAEAAHELRSLRWPPCGRKSRPPPGIPAPTSRPGCAHSRPGVAVACARVRPARVRGDPDALSRAIRNLLDNAVRYAHHHVSLSSSCVHFLCLLCGVACGGGC from the coding sequence GTGTATGTCGGCCTTGCCACGGACCCGGTCGAACACAACGTCGCCCGGCTCACCGTTGAACCGGCCTTCGGCCTCCCGGTCCTTGCGGCCCTGATCGCCGCCGCCGGATGGCACATCACCGGCCGTGCCCTGGGACCGGTGGAACGGCTGCGCGGCCAAGCAGCCGAGATCACCGCCACCGACCTGCACCGGCGACTCGACCTGCCGTCGCGTACGGATGAGATACAGCGCCTCGGCACCACCCTCAGCGATCTGCTCGCCAGGCTCGACGAAGCGACCGCTCGGCAGCGGCAGTTCGTGGCGGAGGCCGCGCATGAACTGCGCAGCCTCCGGTGGCCGCCGTGCGGGCGGAAATCGAGACCGCCACCCGGCATCCCCGCGCCGACTTCTCGGCCCGGCTGCGCCCATTCCCGCCCCGGTGTGGCCGTCGCCTGCGCCCGCGTTCGCCCCGCACGCGTGCGCGGAGACCCGGACGCGCTGTCCCGAGCCATACGCAACCTGCTCGACAACGCCGTCCGGTACGCCCACCACCACGTTTCCCTGTCAAGTTCATGTGTTCACTTCTTGTGCCTCCTCTGCGGGGTGGCGTGCGGTGGTGGCTGTTGA
- a CDS encoding response regulator transcription factor, which translates to MRVLVIEDHPTLGRALIHGLSAEGFAVDLAADGEEGLFMAGDTGYDAIVLDIMLPRVNGYDVCRRLRAAKNWTPILMLTAKDGEYDEADALDIGADDYLTKPFSYVVLTAHLHALMRRGRRPRPAVLRAGDLHLDPGARTCRRGGVSIDLTTREFSLLEYLVRHQGQVVSKQDLLAHVWAEPYDLDPNVVEVYIGYLRRKIDQPFGARSIETVRGAGYRLAGDGG; encoded by the coding sequence ATGCGTGTCCTCGTCATCGAAGACCACCCCACCCTCGGACGCGCCCTGATCCACGGGCTCTCGGCCGAGGGGTTCGCCGTGGACCTCGCCGCCGACGGAGAAGAAGGACTCTTCATGGCCGGCGACACCGGCTACGACGCCATCGTGCTGGACATCATGCTGCCCCGGGTCAACGGCTACGACGTATGCCGACGGCTCCGGGCCGCGAAGAACTGGACACCCATCCTGATGCTCACCGCCAAGGACGGTGAGTACGACGAGGCGGACGCCCTGGACATCGGAGCGGACGACTACCTCACCAAGCCGTTCTCCTACGTAGTGCTGACCGCCCACCTCCACGCCCTGATGCGGCGAGGACGGCGCCCCCGCCCCGCCGTACTGCGGGCCGGCGATCTCCACCTGGACCCCGGGGCCCGCACATGCCGACGCGGCGGGGTCTCCATCGACCTGACCACGCGGGAGTTCTCGCTACTCGAATACCTGGTCCGCCATCAGGGACAGGTAGTGAGCAAGCAGGACCTCCTGGCCCACGTGTGGGCGGAGCCCTACGATCTGGACCCCAACGTCGTCGAGGTCTACATCGGCTATCTGCGCCGCAAGATCGACCAGCCCTTCGGGGCGCGGTCCATCGAGACGGTCCGCGGGGCGGGGTACCGCCTCGCCGGTGACGGCGGGTGA